In Phlebotomus papatasi isolate M1 chromosome 1, Ppap_2.1, whole genome shotgun sequence, the following proteins share a genomic window:
- the LOC129804041 gene encoding uncharacterized protein LOC129804041, whose protein sequence is MAQSTTSEKNEYPRASNTLVLGALLSYVASVFLMMSFCSPYWIESYEESFSNFKNMGLWEYCFRDFSYPYYQFPRLFDGCHHIFSQEYYVIREWLLPGWLMVVQFFVTIAFLLTFGALFLMALELVRWPLKFVLRYEWLLTRISFFCIAISSVCLFLATAIFGGNAYRRDWLLYPKFNVLSWSYALAVVAFMILGVAALVLFGESRRSYELRREAKNLVMQMQMQEPGFHPHHHRSLQGYI, encoded by the exons ATGGCTCAGTCTACCACATCGGAGAAAAATGAATATCCCAGGGCATCAA ACACCCTCGTCCTGGGAGCTCTTCTATCCTACGTGGCCAGTGTCTTTTTGATGATGTCATTCTGTTCTCCCTATTGGATTGAGTCCTACGAGGAATCCTTCAGTAACTTCAAAAACATGGGTCTCTGGGAATACTGTTTCCGGGACTTTAGTTACCCATACTATCAGTTCCCACGTCTCTTTGATGGGTGTCATCATATCTTCAGCCAGGAATATTATGTTATCCGTGAATGGCTGTTGCCAGGATGGCTGATGGTGGTCCAATTTTTTGTGACAATTGCCTTCCTTCTGACCTTCGGAGCACTATTCCTTATGGCTCTGGAACTCGTACGTTGGCCCCTGAAGTTCGTCCTACGCTATGAGTGGCTCTTAACCAGGATCTCCTTCTTTTGCATTGCCATCTCTTCCGTATGCCTCTTCCTGGCCACTGCAATTTTCGGTGGCAATGCCTATCGTCGAGACTGGCTCCTATATCCCAAATTCAATGTCCTATCCTGGTCCTATGCCCTTGCCGTCGTTGCCTTTATGATCCTGGGAGTTGCTGCTCTTGTCCTTTTCGGCGAATCCAGACGATCCTACGAATTGAGACGCGAAGCAAAGAATCTCGTGATGCAGATGCAAATGCAAGAACCTGGATTCCATCCTCATCACCATCGAAGTCTTCAGGGATACATTTAG